The following are from one region of the Halarcobacter sp. genome:
- a CDS encoding M3 family metallopeptidase → MFNEFNLENLENSKVELEQLLNDSKKKIDELLNIENKTYENFVKPYEMIGEGINDFLTPIFHIDSVKNSEITQKVYEECLPLISDYETEISQNDNIYRSLKDIQDKSYTTLNDIQKKVLENEIRDFKLSGCHLDEKNKKRLKELNLKLSELSHKFSQNLLNATNSFEMIVNDYEDVKEIPKSDLELAKFEEDGKTKYKFTLQMPSYIAYITYGSNREKREEIYKAYCTRAPENGKIIEEILTLKDEKVKILGFDNYASYSLATKMAKDESEVVTFLEELAKKGKNRALEELDEIKEFAKKDGLEDLKSYDLSYYSEKLKKEKYDLDEEYYRPFFEQNSVLNGFFNFLYEVFNIKFTKTDAKAWDDKVQVYNISENDKTIARIFIDLEARKDKRGGAWMNNWHSYYINDKGEEQLPTAYIVCNFPPSSENTVSLLRHSDVVTLFHEMGHALHHLLSKVPEAMVSGISGVAWDVVEFPSQFLEYFSYDKEVLKLFAKHYETGEILSDEAIDRIIKAKNFQSSLAMLRQVEFALFDFELHQKLYKSEDEVQALLDSIREKYAVVKPPKYNKFQNGFSHIFAGGYAAGYYSYKWAEVLSADAFYMFIDSGKVLNKEIAVRYKDIVLKNGGSKNMDELFFEFANREPSVDSLLKIDGIIS, encoded by the coding sequence AATTTAATTTAGAAAATTTAGAAAATAGTAAAGTTGAATTAGAACAACTTTTAAATGATAGTAAAAAGAAAATTGACGAACTATTAAATATAGAAAATAAAACATACGAAAATTTTGTAAAACCATATGAAATGATAGGGGAGGGGATAAATGATTTCTTAACTCCAATCTTTCATATTGATTCTGTAAAAAATTCAGAAATAACGCAAAAAGTTTACGAAGAGTGTCTTCCTTTGATCTCAGACTATGAAACTGAGATAAGTCAAAATGATAATATTTATAGATCTTTAAAAGATATACAAGATAAGAGTTATACAACTTTAAATGATATACAAAAAAAAGTATTAGAAAATGAAATTAGAGACTTTAAATTAAGTGGTTGTCATCTTGATGAAAAAAATAAGAAAAGACTAAAAGAGTTAAATTTAAAACTAAGTGAGCTTTCTCATAAGTTTTCTCAAAATCTTTTAAACGCTACAAACTCTTTTGAAATGATAGTTAATGATTATGAAGATGTAAAAGAGATACCAAAATCTGATTTAGAATTAGCAAAATTTGAAGAGGATGGAAAAACAAAATATAAGTTTACTTTACAAATGCCTTCATATATTGCATATATTACTTATGGTTCAAACAGAGAAAAAAGAGAAGAGATATACAAAGCATATTGTACAAGAGCACCTGAAAATGGAAAAATTATAGAAGAGATTCTTACTTTAAAAGATGAAAAAGTAAAAATCTTAGGTTTTGATAACTATGCTTCATATTCATTAGCTACAAAAATGGCAAAAGATGAATCAGAGGTTGTTACATTTTTAGAAGAACTTGCTAAAAAAGGTAAAAATAGGGCACTTGAAGAACTTGATGAGATAAAAGAGTTTGCTAAAAAAGATGGTTTAGAAGACCTAAAAAGTTATGACCTATCTTATTATAGTGAGAAACTTAAAAAAGAGAAATACGATTTAGATGAAGAGTATTATAGACCATTTTTTGAGCAAAATTCTGTATTAAATGGATTTTTTAACTTTTTATATGAAGTATTTAATATTAAATTCACAAAAACAGATGCAAAAGCTTGGGATGACAAGGTTCAAGTATATAATATAAGTGAAAATGACAAAACTATTGCAAGAATATTTATCGACTTAGAAGCTAGAAAAGACAAAAGAGGTGGAGCTTGGATGAACAACTGGCACTCTTATTATATAAATGATAAGGGGGAAGAACAGTTACCCACAGCTTATATTGTATGCAATTTCCCACCTTCAAGTGAAAACACAGTATCACTTTTAAGACACTCTGATGTTGTTACACTTTTCCATGAAATGGGTCATGCCCTACACCACCTATTAAGTAAAGTTCCAGAAGCAATGGTAAGTGGTATTTCTGGTGTTGCATGGGATGTTGTTGAGTTTCCATCACAATTTTTGGAGTATTTTTCTTACGACAAAGAAGTATTAAAACTATTTGCAAAACACTATGAAACAGGGGAAATATTAAGTGATGAGGCTATTGATAGAATTATCAAAGCTAAAAACTTCCAATCTTCTTTAGCAATGTTAAGACAAGTGGAATTTGCGCTATTTGATTTTGAATTGCATCAAAAACTTTATAAATCAGAAGATGAAGTTCAAGCTTTATTGGATTCTATAAGAGAGAAATATGCCGTTGTTAAGCCACCAAAATATAACAAGTTTCAAAATGGATTCTCTCACATATTTGCAGGTGGATATGCAGCAGGTTATTACTCATACAAATGGGCTGAAGTATTAAGTGCAGATGCATTTTATATGTTTATTGATTCGGGAAAAGTATTAAATAAAGAGATAGCTGTTAGATATAAAGATATAGTTTTAAAAAATGGTGGATCAAAAAATATGGATGAATTGTTCTTCGAATTTGCAAATAGAGAGCCAAGTGTTGATTCTTTATTAAAAATTGATGGAATTATTAGCTAA
- a CDS encoding tyrosine-type recombinase/integrase: MRYDLDFCDTFDKTLLFWIERFIRNKLTTLSNSNVLDKEKLASIIQNLVKGTDSIDELKLLVKSARNIGLSGVNTYFNPLVKLYEFLNNLGLASMKEIDEELLSDFLASCTSGLSDASKKNHRIALLSFFSYIDKQNETNEGNSYLFKIELKNWGGLRGQSGSKLPAFMNKEEINRFLDAIDSYEFSIETAYRNRLILKIIIYTGIRVSEMLNLRTKDIFREDDVYILQVRGKGNKPRVVMIKAKIIENDLQNWLSIRTCEDLLVCNKKGNRLTQAYVSRIVENILISAGIRKEKNGAHMLRHSFATLLYQKHHDLILVQEALGHADINTSRIYTHFDKERLKATTNLLD, translated from the coding sequence ATGAGATATGATTTAGACTTTTGTGATACATTTGATAAAACGTTACTTTTTTGGATAGAAAGATTTATTAGAAATAAATTAACTACCTTATCAAACTCAAATGTATTGGACAAAGAAAAATTAGCTTCTATAATACAAAATCTTGTAAAAGGAACAGATTCTATAGATGAATTAAAACTACTTGTAAAAAGTGCAAGAAATATAGGTTTGTCTGGTGTTAACACATATTTTAATCCTTTAGTAAAATTATATGAGTTTTTAAACAATTTAGGTTTAGCATCTATGAAAGAGATTGATGAAGAGCTTTTAAGTGATTTTCTTGCAAGTTGTACAAGTGGATTATCTGATGCTTCAAAAAAGAACCATAGAATTGCCCTGCTTTCATTTTTTTCTTATATTGATAAACAAAATGAAACAAATGAAGGAAACTCTTATTTATTTAAAATAGAACTAAAAAACTGGGGTGGATTGAGAGGACAATCTGGAAGTAAATTACCTGCATTTATGAATAAAGAAGAAATCAATAGATTTCTAGATGCTATAGATAGTTATGAGTTTTCAATTGAAACTGCATATAGAAACCGATTAATACTAAAAATCATAATATATACAGGCATCAGGGTTTCCGAAATGCTAAACTTAAGAACAAAAGATATCTTTAGAGAAGATGATGTATATATTTTACAAGTAAGAGGTAAAGGAAATAAACCTAGAGTTGTAATGATAAAAGCAAAAATTATAGAAAACGATTTACAAAATTGGCTTAGTATTAGAACTTGTGAAGATCTTTTAGTTTGTAATAAAAAAGGAAATAGGTTAACTCAAGCATATGTAAGTAGAATTGTTGAAAACATACTAATTAGTGCAGGGATTAGAAAAGAAAAAAATGGAGCACATATGTTAAGACATAGTTTTGCTACCCTACTTTATCAAAAACATCATGATTTAATTCTAGTTCAAGAAGCATTAGGACATGCTGATATCAATACTTCAAGAATTTATACCCATTTTGATAAAGAAAGATTAAAGGCTACAACAAATCTTTTAGATTAA
- the cheB gene encoding chemotaxis-specific protein-glutamate methyltransferase CheB, with product MYTVLVIDDSASMRRIIKDMINGIDEFEVIAEAKDAYDAREKIKEYEPDLVTIDINMPKMNGVTFLRNLMRLHPMPAVVISGEGVRGNDIFDDGAVGFINKPENGESMIKFASRIKDNLLNLTFLLKRYTLKKPKPIKKVASTKAKEVDRKVHPDEVIKSMPARLGGPKVIAIGSSTGGVESLLKVFKTLTSDLPPIVITQHIPYGFSKSFAERLNSNSKLTVHEATDGMTLEKGHAYLAPGNMHLTIEKGAAGSYKTKLLDTIKVSHHRPSVDVLFRSVNNVVGSSAMAVMMTGMGDDGSIAMKELHDNGAYTVAQNEESCVVFGMPAKAIQKGAIKDIVHLDDIAEYIIDYSKGRKR from the coding sequence ATGTATACAGTTTTAGTTATAGATGATTCAGCATCAATGAGAAGAATTATTAAAGATATGATTAATGGAATTGATGAGTTTGAAGTTATTGCAGAAGCAAAAGATGCCTATGATGCAAGAGAAAAAATCAAAGAATACGAACCAGATTTAGTAACAATTGATATTAATATGCCAAAAATGAACGGTGTAACATTTTTAAGAAACCTTATGCGTTTACATCCTATGCCAGCTGTTGTAATTTCAGGTGAGGGCGTTAGGGGAAATGACATTTTTGATGATGGCGCAGTTGGATTTATAAATAAGCCAGAAAATGGTGAGTCGATGATTAAATTTGCGTCAAGAATAAAAGACAATTTATTAAATCTAACATTTCTTTTAAAAAGATACACATTAAAAAAACCAAAACCTATCAAAAAAGTTGCAAGTACAAAAGCAAAAGAGGTTGATAGAAAAGTTCATCCTGATGAAGTAATAAAATCGATGCCAGCAAGGCTAGGTGGGCCAAAAGTAATTGCAATTGGTTCCTCAACTGGTGGTGTTGAATCATTGTTAAAGGTCTTTAAGACTTTAACAAGTGACCTTCCTCCTATTGTTATAACACAACATATTCCATATGGGTTTTCAAAATCTTTTGCGGAAAGATTAAATTCAAACTCAAAACTTACAGTTCATGAGGCAACAGATGGTATGACATTAGAAAAAGGTCATGCTTACTTAGCACCAGGAAACATGCATTTAACTATAGAAAAAGGTGCAGCTGGATCTTATAAAACCAAACTATTGGATACAATTAAAGTAAGTCACCACAGACCAAGTGTTGATGTATTGTTTAGATCTGTAAATAATGTTGTTGGTAGTAGTGCTATGGCTGTAATGATGACAGGTATGGGTGATGATGGTAGTATTGCTATGAAAGAGTTACATGATAATGGTGCATATACAGTAGCTCAAAATGAAGAAAGCTGTGTGGTTTTTGGAATGCCTGCAAAAGCGATTCAAAAAGGAGCAATTAAAGATATTGTTCATTTAGATGATATTGCTGAATATATCATTGATTATTCAAAAGGTAGAAAGAGATAA
- a CDS encoding chemotaxis protein CheD — MIIIGHKDGSIEKASISRFTQKTKGYNTHTIIGGEFAVGKDIEQVAFKTLLGSYVAIMFYDSVTKIKAMNHFLLPTTNSTNDDMKYGLYSVEAMLNEMYKLGCDKRNMSAKISGGADIMQLNISKINSIGHRNVEFAKDFCKSEGFKLVSEHTRGEHGRLILLADDFQTFIKVTQKSETDNKILKEEKALQTEITKAPVIKEYVGGVDLFGAEKVDTGQEMEIELF, encoded by the coding sequence TTGATTATTATTGGACATAAAGATGGAAGTATCGAAAAAGCATCTATATCAAGATTTACACAAAAAACTAAGGGTTATAATACCCATACCATAATTGGTGGAGAGTTTGCTGTTGGAAAAGATATAGAGCAAGTTGCATTTAAAACTCTACTTGGTTCTTATGTTGCTATTATGTTTTATGATTCAGTTACAAAAATCAAAGCAATGAATCATTTTTTATTACCAACAACTAATAGTACTAATGATGACATGAAGTATGGTTTATATTCAGTTGAAGCAATGCTAAATGAGATGTATAAATTAGGTTGTGACAAAAGAAATATGAGTGCAAAGATTTCAGGTGGTGCTGATATCATGCAGTTAAATATAAGCAAAATAAATTCAATAGGGCACAGAAATGTTGAATTTGCAAAAGATTTTTGTAAATCTGAAGGTTTTAAATTAGTAAGTGAACATACAAGGGGAGAACATGGTAGATTGATTCTTCTTGCAGATGATTTTCAAACTTTTATTAAAGTAACTCAAAAATCTGAAACTGATAATAAAATTCTTAAAGAAGAAAAAGCCTTACAAACAGAGATTACAAAAGCTCCAGTTATCAAAGAATATGTTGGTGGTGTTGATTTATTTGGTGCTGAAAAAGTTGATACTGGTCAAGAGATGGAAATTGAATTATTTTAA
- a CDS encoding protein-glutamate O-methyltransferase CheR, with the protein MSDNKHLHDRVKSILYSLTGITLSENKDIMIANRLHKLKRDTKYAGDIEELLDAVEEGEHTIEFINSFTTNKTHFFREDFHFTDLKNRVLPEFAKSGNQIKLYCSASSTGEEPYSMAMTILEAAEECGRNINATILATDIDTNVLQYAANGVYRYSKSSKEFPSWIKPQKYFKKRVQKTLASEEILIKVKPELQKMVTFKVMNLNDKSYPYNKNYFDVIFCRNVLIYFSNEDQNKILKKLFSHLKIGGTLYLGHSENPQDLISYVDRIGQNIFIKTKDFY; encoded by the coding sequence ATGAGCGATAATAAACATTTACACGATAGAGTAAAGTCGATACTTTACTCTTTAACTGGAATCACGCTATCAGAAAATAAAGATATAATGATAGCAAATAGGCTGCATAAATTAAAAAGAGACACAAAATACGCTGGTGACATTGAAGAGTTACTAGATGCAGTAGAAGAGGGTGAACATACTATTGAGTTTATCAACTCTTTTACTACTAACAAAACACATTTTTTCAGAGAAGATTTTCATTTTACAGATTTAAAAAATAGAGTTCTTCCTGAATTTGCTAAAAGTGGTAATCAAATTAAATTGTATTGTTCTGCTTCTTCAACAGGAGAAGAACCTTATTCTATGGCAATGACTATACTTGAAGCAGCAGAAGAGTGTGGAAGAAATATAAATGCTACAATATTAGCTACAGATATTGATACAAATGTTCTACAATATGCAGCAAATGGAGTTTATAGATACTCTAAGTCTTCTAAAGAGTTTCCTTCTTGGATTAAACCTCAAAAATATTTTAAAAAAAGGGTACAAAAAACTTTAGCTAGTGAAGAGATACTTATAAAAGTAAAACCAGAATTACAAAAAATGGTGACTTTTAAAGTAATGAATTTAAATGATAAATCTTATCCTTATAACAAAAACTATTTTGATGTAATATTTTGCAGAAATGTGCTTATTTATTTTTCAAATGAAGATCAAAATAAGATACTTAAAAAACTATTTTCACATCTTAAAATAGGTGGGACATTATATCTTGGACATTCAGAAAATCCACAAGACTTAATAAGTTATGTGGATAGAATAGGGCAAAATATTTTCATAAAAACAAAGGATTTTTATTGA
- a CDS encoding chemotaxis protein CheA, with protein sequence MSGFDISKYREMFLEEAEELFESADNVLLEAETNGTLTDEEMGQLFRDVHTLKGSGASVELALFAEFTHSVENMMDKLRNHEIEFIPEMAGTLIDGLDVMKELLEMEVAEELTRETFEEMTAELLTIIKAYINGETPDTAAETPALEEENSIEVDENSNTPTVSTSDDSIGLYDSDINDSKFNVSYGFFKDDEIGNESENNNYGFFDEELDKLIATEDTPVLTHDENDDFGFFDDMPSITPDAELKANNSDQKQEIKKEEVKKEEPKKAEAPKAAAPSKPTPASAAAKKPVASKRPPREEKKTSASNNIRVNLDKIDLLMNNVGDLVITNAMLTQFSSTIEETKTRNAVLERLELLERHIRDMQDSIMSIRMVPMESIYSKFPKVVRDISKKLSKKVEFKHYGDGVEIDKAMIEGLTDPLMHIIRNSLDHGLETPDVRKASGKEEVGSITISAEQANGQMIITIADDGKGIDAERVAQKALDQGQIDENQYNTMSTNEKAMLVFGAGVSTADQITDISGRGVGMDVVKTNIQKLGGAIKLDTELGKGTIITIMLPLTLAILDGLDIAVGDQKYILPLSSIVESLQPTPDMIKKIGDGSQDLLMLREEFIPVVRLHQLFGVEPTFDNLEEGMLIVVKSGTQKVAISIDEFLNQHQVVVKPLDKNFRSVEGIGAATVRGDGSIGLILDVLGIINAQTKIEKDINMMQQRAS encoded by the coding sequence ATGTCTGGTTTTGATATATCTAAATATAGAGAAATGTTCCTAGAGGAAGCTGAAGAATTATTTGAATCTGCGGATAATGTTCTTCTTGAAGCTGAAACAAATGGAACATTAACTGATGAAGAAATGGGTCAATTATTTAGAGATGTACATACTTTAAAAGGTAGTGGTGCATCTGTTGAATTGGCACTTTTTGCTGAGTTTACACATAGTGTTGAAAATATGATGGACAAACTTAGAAATCATGAAATTGAATTCATACCAGAGATGGCGGGTACTTTAATTGATGGTTTGGATGTTATGAAAGAACTTCTTGAAATGGAAGTTGCAGAAGAACTTACTAGAGAAACTTTTGAAGAGATGACAGCTGAATTATTAACTATCATTAAAGCATACATTAATGGTGAAACTCCTGATACTGCTGCCGAAACACCAGCTTTAGAAGAAGAAAATAGTATAGAAGTAGATGAAAATAGTAACACTCCAACAGTATCTACTTCTGATGATAGTATTGGCTTGTATGATTCAGATATAAATGATAGTAAATTTAATGTTTCTTATGGGTTCTTCAAAGATGATGAGATAGGAAATGAATCTGAAAATAATAATTATGGTTTCTTTGATGAGGAACTAGATAAATTAATAGCAACAGAAGATACTCCTGTACTTACTCATGATGAAAATGATGATTTTGGTTTCTTTGATGATATGCCAAGCATTACACCAGATGCAGAATTAAAAGCTAATAACTCCGATCAAAAACAAGAAATAAAAAAAGAAGAAGTTAAGAAAGAGGAGCCTAAAAAAGCTGAAGCTCCTAAAGCAGCTGCACCTAGTAAACCTACACCAGCATCTGCAGCTGCAAAAAAACCTGTGGCATCAAAAAGACCTCCTAGAGAAGAGAAGAAAACTTCAGCATCTAATAATATTAGAGTAAATCTAGATAAAATTGATTTACTAATGAATAATGTTGGGGATTTAGTTATTACTAATGCAATGCTTACTCAGTTTTCATCTACGATTGAAGAGACTAAAACAAGAAATGCTGTTCTAGAAAGATTAGAATTACTAGAAAGACATATTAGAGATATGCAAGATTCTATTATGAGTATTAGAATGGTACCAATGGAATCAATTTATTCAAAATTCCCTAAAGTAGTTAGAGATATTTCTAAAAAACTTAGCAAAAAAGTTGAATTTAAACACTATGGTGATGGTGTTGAAATTGATAAAGCTATGATTGAAGGTTTAACAGATCCTTTAATGCATATTATTAGAAACTCATTAGATCATGGTTTAGAAACACCTGATGTAAGAAAAGCTAGCGGAAAAGAAGAGGTTGGTTCAATAACAATATCAGCTGAACAAGCTAATGGTCAAATGATTATTACAATTGCAGATGATGGTAAAGGTATTGATGCAGAAAGAGTTGCGCAAAAAGCTTTAGACCAAGGTCAAATTGATGAAAATCAATATAATACAATGAGTACAAATGAAAAAGCAATGCTTGTATTTGGAGCAGGGGTTTCAACAGCAGATCAAATTACTGATATCTCTGGTAGAGGTGTTGGAATGGATGTTGTTAAAACAAATATTCAAAAACTTGGTGGTGCAATTAAACTTGATACAGAATTAGGAAAAGGTACAATTATTACAATTATGCTTCCTCTTACTCTTGCAATACTTGATGGATTAGATATTGCTGTTGGTGATCAAAAATATATTTTACCTTTAAGTTCAATTGTAGAATCTTTACAACCAACTCCTGATATGATTAAAAAAATTGGTGATGGTTCACAAGACTTATTAATGTTAAGAGAAGAATTTATTCCTGTTGTAAGATTACATCAACTGTTTGGAGTAGAACCAACATTTGATAACTTAGAAGAGGGTATGCTAATTGTTGTTAAATCAGGTACTCAAAAAGTTGCAATTTCAATTGATGAATTCTTAAATCAACACCAAGTAGTTGTAAAACCACTTGACAAAAACTTTAGAAGTGTAGAGGGTATTGGTGCTGCTACAGTTAGAGGTGATGGTAGTATTGGTCTTATTCTTGATGTTTTAGGTATTATTAATGCACAAACAAAAATAGAAAAAGATATAAATATGATGCAACAAAGAGCATCTTGA
- a CDS encoding response regulator, whose protein sequence is MAKLLIVDDSTMLRDMLNYALNEGGYNDVTEAIDGVDGLEKAKSTTFDLIITDVNMPNMDGLTLIGELRKLPTYASRPILVLTTERSDEMKAKGKAAGATGWIVKPFVPEQLLKAVNIVLSR, encoded by the coding sequence ATGGCTAAGCTTTTAATCGTGGATGATTCAACAATGTTAAGAGATATGTTGAATTATGCATTAAACGAAGGTGGTTATAACGATGTAACTGAGGCTATTGATGGAGTTGATGGTTTAGAAAAGGCTAAGTCTACTACATTTGATTTAATTATTACAGATGTAAATATGCCAAATATGGATGGTTTAACTCTTATTGGTGAATTAAGAAAATTACCAACATATGCAAGTAGACCTATTCTAGTATTAACTACTGAGAGAAGTGATGAGATGAAAGCAAAAGGTAAAGCTGCAGGTGCAACTGGTTGGATTGTAAAACCATTTGTTCCAGAACAATTATTAAAAGCAGTTAACATAGTATTAAGTAGATAA
- a CDS encoding polyribonucleotide nucleotidyltransferase yields MSTVCEFELNGKQEIFEFGKVAKQANGSVLAKLGNAVVLATVVSEFDNPVEEDFTPLTVQYVEKTYAAAKLPGGFIKREAKPSEFETLTARVIDRSLRPLFPKGYVYPTTITVIVLSADQNVDLQVLALNAASAALYSSDLPIKKSVSGVRVGRIEGEYVVNPTTEQLEESTLDLYVAGTKEELLMIEMKSISSEEMIEVDIEAFSKLHKTNEMTEDELVNAISVAQNALKESNETYEIGFESISKEIKDVELVEFTIDTKVIDYVKEKYFEDIKFALQKLAKSERATELKDLAKKISKDEFCTENEIEFSTIYEAVSIVKRDVVRSMIVNDKVRADGRGLKDVRPITIDTNILPSTHSSCLFTRGETQALVVGTLAGSKDGQMYEVLTEKSTRTENFMVHYNFPGFSVGEAKPMFGVGRRELGHGNLAKKALEATIDKDFDETVRLVSEILESNGSSSMATVCGGSLALKAAGVPVSNLVAGVAMGMVVEGDNYSVLTDIMGLEDHDGDMDFKVAGTKEGITALQMDIKLGGIELSVLKEALYQAKEGREHILGIMEEAASEIIPSEALPLVEQFAIDPSKIMVVIGKAGSTIKEIIEKFSVSIDLDRDSGNVKVSGENKQNVLDACEHIKSISNNANSRRDNKKNIDFEKLYEIDEVLTGKVVRIADFGAFIELPKGGEGLLHISKISKERVKKVEDVLKVDDNIEVKVLKVKKDRIELASSGI; encoded by the coding sequence ATGTCAACAGTATGTGAATTTGAATTAAATGGAAAACAAGAAATATTTGAGTTTGGTAAAGTAGCCAAACAAGCTAATGGTTCTGTATTAGCGAAATTAGGAAATGCTGTTGTATTAGCAACTGTAGTTAGTGAATTTGACAACCCTGTTGAAGAAGATTTTACACCTTTAACAGTTCAATATGTGGAAAAAACTTATGCAGCAGCAAAACTACCTGGTGGTTTTATTAAAAGAGAAGCAAAACCAAGTGAGTTTGAAACTTTAACTGCTAGAGTTATTGATAGAAGTTTAAGACCATTATTCCCAAAAGGTTACGTTTATCCTACAACAATCACAGTAATTGTATTAAGTGCAGATCAAAATGTAGATTTACAAGTATTAGCTTTAAATGCTGCAAGTGCTGCATTATATAGCTCAGATTTACCAATTAAAAAATCTGTATCGGGTGTTAGAGTTGGAAGAATTGAGGGAGAATATGTAGTAAATCCTACTACTGAACAACTTGAAGAATCAACTCTTGATTTATATGTAGCTGGAACAAAAGAAGAGTTATTAATGATTGAGATGAAATCAATCTCTAGTGAAGAGATGATTGAAGTTGATATTGAGGCATTTAGTAAACTACATAAAACAAATGAGATGACTGAAGATGAACTTGTAAATGCAATCTCTGTTGCTCAAAATGCATTAAAAGAATCAAATGAAACTTATGAAATTGGATTTGAATCAATCTCAAAAGAGATTAAAGATGTAGAATTAGTAGAGTTTACAATTGATACAAAAGTTATTGATTATGTAAAAGAGAAATATTTTGAAGATATTAAATTCGCTTTACAAAAATTAGCAAAAAGTGAAAGAGCTACAGAATTAAAAGATTTAGCTAAGAAAATCTCTAAAGATGAGTTTTGTACTGAAAATGAGATTGAATTCTCAACTATTTATGAAGCTGTATCTATAGTAAAAAGAGATGTAGTAAGATCTATGATTGTAAATGATAAAGTAAGAGCAGATGGAAGAGGTTTAAAAGATGTTAGACCTATTACAATAGATACAAATATTTTACCTTCTACTCACTCTTCTTGTTTATTTACTAGAGGTGAAACACAAGCCTTAGTTGTTGGTACATTAGCTGGTTCAAAAGATGGACAAATGTATGAAGTTTTAACGGAAAAGTCTACAAGAACTGAAAACTTTATGGTTCATTATAATTTCCCTGGTTTCTCTGTTGGTGAAGCAAAACCTATGTTTGGTGTGGGAAGAAGAGAACTTGGACACGGTAACTTAGCTAAAAAAGCTTTAGAGGCTACAATTGATAAAGATTTTGATGAAACAGTTAGATTAGTTTCTGAAATTTTAGAATCAAATGGATCATCGTCTATGGCAACTGTTTGTGGTGGTTCTCTAGCGTTAAAAGCAGCAGGTGTTCCTGTTTCAAATCTAGTAGCTGGTGTAGCTATGGGGATGGTTGTTGAAGGTGACAATTATTCTGTATTAACAGATATTATGGGATTAGAAGATCATGATGGTGATATGGATTTTAAAGTTGCAGGTACAAAAGAGGGTATTACTGCTTTACAAATGGATATAAAACTTGGTGGAATTGAATTATCAGTTTTAAAAGAAGCTTTATATCAAGCAAAAGAGGGTAGAGAACATATCTTAGGAATAATGGAAGAAGCAGCAAGCGAAATCATCCCTAGTGAAGCTTTACCATTAGTTGAACAATTTGCAATTGACCCAAGTAAAATTATGGTTGTTATTGGAAAAGCTGGGTCAACTATTAAAGAGATAATTGAAAAATTCTCAGTATCAATTGATTTAGATAGAGATAGTGGTAATGTAAAAGTAAGTGGTGAAAATAAACAAAATGTATTAGATGCTTGTGAACATATCAAATCTATTTCAAATAATGCAAACTCAAGAAGAGATAATAAAAAGAATATAGATTTTGAAAAGCTTTATGAAATTGATGAAGTATTAACAGGAAAAGTTGTAAGAATTGCTGACTTTGGTGCGTTTATAGAATTACCAAAGGGTGGAGAAGGTTTATTACATATTTCAAAAATTTCAAAAGAGAGAGTGAAAAAAGTTGAAGATGTATTAAAAGTAGATGATAATATAGAAGTTAAAGTACTAAAAGTTAAAAAAGACCGTATAGAGTTGGCTTCAAGTGGGATTTAA